The Xylocopa sonorina isolate GNS202 chromosome 10, iyXylSono1_principal, whole genome shotgun sequence genome contains the following window.
ACACGACGGGGAGGATTCGAAATTTTGGAGGGGAAGGTGTCGATGGATGTTTCAGATATTTATTTGGAGAACGTTGAAGGGAGTCGAATTTGATGGAGACGGAGGTTTGTGGACTTTGAAAGAATTTCGAGATGAAATAACTGGAGTGAGATGAGAGTCTTAGATATTTGGAGGTTGAGATCGGTGTTGAAAAGGAGTTGATACACTAGATTTTGAAGTGGGAACGGTGCTGAATGAGTGGAATCCGATACCAAGATGAAAGAGACGGTGCTGAATTCCAAAATGGAACAGAATTTCGAGAGCTACTTTTGCGTAGTCGAGAAACGACGGTGATGGTGAGCAGAGTTTAATTGGGAAGTATGAAGATGGAAATCTTTGGATGTTTGAAGAATGAATAGCCTATCGTTGGAATTTCTCATCGCAGGAATCGTTTCGTTCGGAATTTCAGAAGCTCTTTAACCACAGTTTCAAACCCACAACTCAGTCCACCTGTTCCTGTGAATCGGTTTAATCGTTCGCACGCGCAAATGGCAGAACCTTGGATCTGCTTCCGCAATCAGGCGTCGATTCTTTAAAAACAAGGGACGTCGAAAGCGCCGCGGCGATGATGAATGTTGCAGGCCTTCCGTTTCCGCTCGAGAGGCGTCCAAGCGTTTTAACGAATTTACAAGCACCGATATAGCCGATGGCTGGTGAACACCGTCGACGCGTTTACCACCTAAAGAGCCTCCGCAAAATGTTATTTCATCCCGAAATAGCCTGGAAGTCACTCCTCGCTGTTGATGAATTATTTCGACGCCTTAGAAGCGAGCCGATTTGCCGTCTCCACGAATCTCGAGATTCCATCGCGGACGTCACGTTCAGCTCTCCTTGAGTTTAAAGAAAGATTAAGCTTGGCCTCCAACCGACGTTGCCTAATTGCCGGCAACGAGACGTCAGAATCGAGAGATTGTGAACAGATATACATACAAATGGTGGCTTTGAAATACCGTATCACACGTAGCACTCTGTCTCGCCATTGGCTGAAATTTTTAGCGGCCATACTGGAAGCTGAAGCGCGACGAAACTCGAGGACAGAACCGCGTCTAAGTCTTCGTTTTTCAAAAAAAAAGCCAGACTTCTTTTCGAAGGTTGTTCGTCTCGAAATCGAAACTCCAAACGTAGTTCTGTTGTTCTTGATTTTTGTCTTGTTTCAGCTGATAGGATCGCTCGTTGGAATCTGCGCGAAAAGTGAACGAGCCGCTCACCCTGCGCGCGTGTCAAAACTACCTTAAGTCCGCGGTATTATTAAAGTAACGGAGTGCAGCGATCTGTTTGCTTAGTACGTAGCGATTATTAATCAGGTAGCGATCTTTGACCTATCTCGTTCGTGAAACGCTGAATTCAAGGACGATTATGGACGACGATGGCGGGTTGAACTCGCAGGGGCCATCGACCGGCCTTTTCTGGTTCCTCGTTGCCCCGTTCCAAGAAAACGAACGAATCATATCGATATTCTTCTCCCACCTAGTTAGTTTAACAGTACCCTGGGTCCGATTAACAGTATTCTAGAGATTGGTGGGTGGTTAGCATCTAGTCTCATTTTCTTTTCGCTCTCCTGTTAATTCTTGCTCACCTGACAAGCGTAACGCTTGGCCTCGCATAAACTCGAACGTAGTCTAAGAAAACAGACCAAACCTAGACTTGTACTTTCATTTATCATCGACAATTCGTTCGATGTTCTATTTTACTAAAATAATTTTGATAGTAAGAAAAATGGTAAAATTGAGATTTGATGAATTCACGTAAGACTTGATCCTGTTCGCCTGCTCCAATCACCAATCGAATCTCGTACAGTTCCGGTAGTTTTGCTGGTTCGCGCCAATCTGACGTAACGAATAGAGGGTCACTGTGCGGATCACGTGATCACGGTTAACGAAAGGAATACACATGAACTCGCATTCGGGGGGATCAATCAAACGTGTAGGCAGACTTGGATCACGGCCAATACGTACTATTACGTGGAGGATACGGAATTAGATTCGGAAAATAATGCCGCGCGATCCGTACAGTCGCCTCGGGATACACGCGAATACCCTTGTTTCCCCTCGTGTCAACAGGATCGATCCGATTTCCCGCCTTTTTCGAGCCACCAAAAAGCGTCTCAACAATACTTCCCGAATTACTTCAATTTAAACTTTTTTTCTCCTTACAAATCTAAATTTTATTATTCCATTACCACAAATTTGAAAAGTTTGAAAGCTGTCTCGACGCTGAAGATTTGAAAGCAAATGAAAGGAATGTCGACGTTTCGCAGCAGTTGATTTCATATAATAGGATAGAGAAGGAAATTTTGTTTTGCTATTAAATTGATTAGTTTCAAAATTCTGTTAATACTTTGATTCTCTTTATTTCGTACTCGAACTTTCTTCCCTCTATGGGCAGGTCATCGTGAACGCTCGTTAAAGTGTCCTTAATCTCTCTACCTTATCGATTACCACCTACGAGTCTCGTAGCGTGACTTCGCAAGcactgcttcttcttcttcgaacGTAACATTTATTACGCGCGTATATATTTCTCCACACAGTTTGTTACGTATGAAATCGTGTCCAACGTATACGATAAAATCTTTCGTTTCACATATTCCAATCACCATTCCATCATTCAACGGAACCAAGGTTCCGCTGTCCATCGAAGGACAGCATTTTTTCCACGACCTCCCAGCCACATCAATTTCGATCAATCAGAATCGAAAGCTGTCCAACGCTCGACGAGTTCCTCCTCTGCTCGTCTAAACGAGCGAGAACAGCTGAAAACGCTCACGTGGCGGTGCGCGCACCGGGTTCGATGATCCTCACTTCGGCGTGACCTTCGCTGGCTATCTCACAGGTTCAATGCACGCTTGTTGTACGTGTAATCTCGTAACCAGTTACGTGTTACTCCGGCTCGGAAAATGCCTGTTCCTCCTTGCGTTGCTCGTGAAACTCGACCTTTTACGACTGCACACCGCGCGGACGTTCTTCCGATCCCGTGCCCCTGGTTATTCGGCTCTCCTGCCTGTTCTGTCGTTGCTTCGAGAACTTGTTCTCCTCTCCGAGCGTTTTAAATAAATGTTCCAAGTGTTACAAAAACACCTGGAAATCAGATCGATCAAGTGTCACTTCTATTTATTTCTCAATGAATTTAATAAATGCGACAGATTAAAAAACAGCGTTAGTCCATGACGCTGCTTTTTGTCGATACCATTACTTACTGTGTTCGTTGTTCTGTATTATAATGAAGGACTTAGAAATAGTTGTTGGTGTTGTTATAATGTTAACATTAATGTGAGAGACGTTAATGTCGATGTATGCCGCGGAAGTCGATCATTGTTTCCAATGAAAGAGCGATCGAAAAGAGAAAGACGAGGAGGAGAGAAGATACTTTCACTTCGTTACGCGGAGGTTTTCTCACGCTTCCCTTTGTGCATCGATTCCTCGCCTCTTCGGTCCCGATTTTCTCTTTCACGTGGCACCTACGCGTTCGCGTTTTCCGCGAGGTGACAGGGAACGCTGGAAGGGCCCCGCTGCGTCGAATCGACGTTTCACGCCGCATTGGTTCCACGATTGGTAAACTGATAATCGCCCGCGCAAATTGATCCGCCCGTTCCACGGACGCTTGTTAGCTTTCCTCGTTTCCGTTCGCGTGGAAACGGAGAGAGCGATGTTTAATTAACTCGATCGACGCGAGAAAATCGAACGGCGACCCCGTGTCACTCCGTGCCTTCTCGCTGCGCGAGGCTTTAGGCGATTCGATTTCGACGAAGGGATTTCGAAAGCGATCCGAAGGGTAATTTTACCGTGGATATCGCCTGAAActtaattcaaaggaatgtatcacgtttcttattatttttaacATTAAGCACGCGCTTAccctaatatttcttaatacgTTACATATTAATTATTGTTTAGTAAACCTATCTTAACCAATACAAATTTGAAAAAGTAGAAACAAAAGAAGGCAGTCGACGTTGGACTAACTCAGTATAGTCACGCAGTGATGTCAGGTGGCTAGGCCACGGTGGGCTGTGGTGAAATTAACATACAACAGCCTTCAACCTTCTAAAAGACGACCAAACTGGTTCAGTCCAATAAAAAACAGTGAACCGTCCAGACAGACGGCAATTATGCTATCTAAAATAAAaggaaaccaaaaaaaaaaaaaaaaggagaagaagcGTCGAACGTGCTCCGAGGTCTCCTTAACCGGGTGTAGTAATCGCCAATGACCTATGACGCGCGGTTAGGCTTGCGCAATGTCCTTCTTGTAAGTGATTTCCATGGAGGCTCCGGTTCCAGCCGTGTTTCGAGGGCCCCGTAAAGGCTGTGGCCATGGTGACGACGAGCATAACGGCCGATCGAGATAAGGGCCACGTCGAGAAGGTGAACTAGACAAATAGATTTGGCTCCGGGCTCAGCGTCGTTCGCCAAGGTCGGGCACACGCGTGACGTCAGAGATCATTGACTTCTGGGGGCTCGACCtcggtttcttcttcttcttcttcttcttcttcttctgcttctgcttcttcctcttcctcttccttttGCCCCCTCGCACCGGCTCTCTCGATTCGTCTGCGTCTTCTTTCGCAACCGTTCCCAGTTTTCGGATCGAATATCGCGTACAAAACTAGAGAACGCTCCTGCGTTGACCGCGTCCTCGCATATTGGTACTAATTCCATCGAGCGTCGATGTCGAGCGGAAGTGGACGCACGCCTCGTCACGTTTCAGAGCGGAAAGGAGGTGCTCGATCGATCGGACGATCGTCGAGTACCGCTTGCCACCTTCCTTCCGTTCCTACACGTTTAAACAATTAATACGCCTACGCGCATTCTGGCTCGAGCCTCGTCGACTCGCGAAGGATCAATATTTAAATGAACACCATGGTAGACTGTTCTTCTCAACTAGGAGCCATTAATCTTTTATCGATTATTATCTTATTATCTTGATGCGTTAATTTCGAAGGACAATTTAATGTAAATCGTTCCATCGATCAGGGTAATTACCAGACGGTAACTTTTGTTCAATTTCTGTAACGTGTACGAGCAAGTATGCAATTACTGCGAGTATGTAAATGGTGCAAGTGATTCCTCGCATATTTCGAGCCCCACCGAGTTTCACCGCGACTGCTGCTCCCCCGTTACACACCACCGTGCTTCTTGCCCATCATAATCGACGCCCACCTGAATTCCAAAGGATGAATCGAAACATTTGACCCTACTGGAATGCAATTTTCTAGTCGCCAAGCTATTTCATAACGAGCAAAACCCGAGTGTTAAGCCCACGGGCTTCGCTGTAATACTTTCGACACTATTAAATCCTCGACTTCCTCGCGTTCTTGCAAAATATAAAAACGAAAAACATTCCTGAAACAGCCACAACGCGATATTAACGAATCGTAGAGCTGGCGCTGCTGGCCTCGCGTTGCTTTTTAAAAATGACCTTAAGTAGGACATACCTGCACTTTATAGCCCGCGAAATACATTTAAAGGTGTCACAGCTGATTTTCTTTATATAAAAAGCACATTCGTCTCGCGAGTCTGATTGAAACGAGCAGGCCAGGGGTTACGTCCATTTTTCTGCGCGTTTTTTTCTTCCTCGAGGCAATTACGTAAGAGATATAGGCTGAATTCGACCCTGGCTCGATCTTTTTCTCGCTCTCTCCGACCTGTACTTGTAGTACTTCTCGAGGCTCGTCTGCCCGCTACTTCAAGGCCACGATCAATTTAGTCGTAGGAACCTTCGACGTCCCTCTCGAAAAGAGCTTCTGTTAACTCTTTTTTTTCGTCTTCCTGCTCGTCTACCTTtacgttctctttttttttttatttctattcgAAACCACGCGACGAAACTGGCGGACAAATATATCCGAGGACGTGGAAACCATTCGACACACGTGCATCcatctttatatatatattttataattccaCCTGTTTAACCAGCTTTGTTTTAAGCTGAAGGGTATATAGAGAACGTAACGGAAAATCTCCTTGAACTACGCGCGATAAGAGGAAGACATTTGACGTCCACCTCGAAGGACAGTAATCCTAGGTTTTTCCTTTGCTTCGCATTTTAACGGCAGCTGTTTCTAACGTAGCTCTGCGTTGTGTTTGCAATGACGGGACGGAATCGTTTTTCTGTCGCTCAGCTGGCTAAAAGTGATTTTACACTTAAACTGTGCAAAACAGAATGAGAATTTTGAATGGAACACCTTTAAGATCGATCCCCTCCACCAATTGAATAAACAGTAATCGTAGCGTAATTTATGGATTCTAAGATGATTTGTTATTTGCGAGAAAGAATAGTTGGACTTAAGGTAGCATGAAAAAGATTTCGAGCAAAAGATAAAATATACTTTTCTCTCCCCTTAGCGTAGATAGATTAAGGTAGCTTCTACGGGATATATTCTGACgtggtgtcgcatttgaagGTCTTATGTGCACAGGTGAAGGTGGTTAAGTTCAGCTACATGTGGACGATAAATAACTTCAGCTTTTGCCGAGAGGAAATGGGAGAAGTACTAAAGTCGTCCACCTTCTCAGCAGGGGCCAACGATAAGTTAAAATGGTAAGATCCGGAAGGAGATTATGCCCGTTTATTATCAGCTGCGCGGCACGAGGCACCGGGGAATTTCGCTTTCGCAGTACCTTTCGTAGAGACGTTAGCGATATTGTTTaagattctttgcattgcatACCAAAACCGCTGTCCCCCCCGCTCTGACATAACACAATTACGCCCGTAATTAATAAATGTCTGTAGCCCTCTTGCCGCGTTCAAATTCATCGCTTTCCTTTGCTAAGCGACGATAAGATTCTTATCGTTCATTTTTCACTGTTATCTTTCTAATTTAAAACACTGTCGCGACGAACATTTTCAAATAACAAcaaatatatatgtttcctgttaAATTGTATTTAGACCTCTAATAATCGATGTGTGTACTTAGATATCTTTTAGTTTTAACCAAACAGCTGCAAACCTTGGACTAATCTCATCTGCTTCTTCTCTAAGAGTGTTCTTAAATTGGACCTAATCGGAGAGTAGAGTTTAAGAATTTATTGCGAGACAAGAATATTATTTTAAGTAATGCATGCGTCCCTTGTTAATCGTTAATTGAACGAGCTATCCACTAACAAACTGTATGcaaaattttgtaaaaattctGTGATGCCCAAGCAGCACGTTTTTTTACGTAAACAGCATCAATTCTGGATGTTCGAATGTAGCGCGAAGCGAATTTAAATTAGCGGTGATTGATTTTAGGTGCCTAAGAGTGAATCCTAAGGGTCTGGATGAGGAGAGCAAAGACTACCTGTCTCTATACCTCCTCCTCGTTTCGTGCAACAAATCCGAAGTCAGAGCAAAGTTCAAATTTTCTATTCTTAATGCCAAAAGAGAAGAAACCAAAGCAATGGGTAAGTGTTGTACACGTGAACGGATGCAATGCAGGGTATTTTAAAGATTTTAAAGATAAAAACACTATCCGCATTCGTTTTCCATTTGTTACATACATATCTGACTGTACATTCTTATATCCGTATCGTCATTAAACAATTCTTGCTGTTCGTATAAAGAATAGAATGTAAGAAGACGTACATTCAAACATGGCgattcttatgtatcacattttcGTGGAAAATTGAAAATGGTCTACGAAGATCCATGTTAACTACAATTCTCTGAACCCTTGCTTTTCTCTCTCGAAGCTTACGCCCGCTCAGGAACTGTAAACAGCGGTAATCTTATGCTTTCAGAGAGCCAACGTGCTTATAGGTTCGTCCAAGGTAAAGATTGGGGTTTTAAGAAGTTCATTAGGAGAGATTTCCTGCTGGACGAAGCCAACGGACTCTTGCCCGACGATAAACTCACGATATTCTGTGAGGTATATACCTTTGTATGTTACATACTTAATATCTGTAACAACCCCCTAACCGTTTAACGCGAACGAAATTTTTAACGCGGCTAAATGTTGCAGGTCAGCGTAGTGGCGGACAGCGTGAACATTTCTGGGCAAAGTAATACtatacaattcaaagttccagAATGTCGATTACCAGACGACCTTGGGCTTCTATTTGAAAACCAAAAATTTAGCGACGTCACGCTGACCGTGTGCGGGAGGGAATTTCAGGCGCACAAGGCAATTCTCGCAGGTAGATTGACTTGCTAAGATGTTGGCGCTTCGAGTTGGCCTCGCAGATCCGCCTATTTCACCTTACAATTCTATTGTCCAGCGCGAAGTCCCGTTTTCTCGGCGATGTTCGAGCACGAGATGGAGGAGAGGAAGCAGAACCGCGTGGACATCACCGACGTGGACCACGAGGTGCTGAGAGAGATGCTACGGTTCATATACACCGGGAAGGCGGCGAATTTGGAGAAGATGGCGGACGATTTGCTGGCCGCGGCTGATAAGTACGCGTTAGAAAGGTTGAAAGTTATGTGCGAGGAAGCGTTGTGCACGAGTTTAGCTATCGAGAACGCAGCGGACATTCTGATCCTCGCTGATCTTCATAGCGCTGATCAGCTCAAGGCGCAAGCCATAGATTTTATTAATACGTGAGTATTCGATTGCAAATGTATAATTAACGGACggacgaaagaaaaagaaatgttTCTGATTAACAGAAGGCGACGTTAAACGAGTTTTAGTTTATCCCTGTTATTCGTCTTGCAGACACGCGACAGACGTGATGGACACGGCGGGTTTCAAGTCGATGGTGAACTCCCATCCGCACCTCATAGCGGAAGCGTTTCGGGCGTTGGCCACCCAACAAATACCACCGATCGGACCGCCCAGGAAGCGGGTTAAACAGAGCTGAAAACAGTCACCGTTGACACCGGGCACGACCTCCACATCGCCCCCGCCTATACTGCATCCCTCATGACTTTTTTGTGTACAGTGATACAAGTAGTGCTAAATAAATGTTTCCTAGTGCGCCATCCTCTGGTCCACTTGAGAAGGAACCGCGACGGGAACTGTGGTCTCCGTGGTAATCGACCGATATGATAAAAGTATCGTTCAAAACAAGGCACCGCACGACGCGCGGCCGGGTTAAAAACGGCTAGTTCGTGACGAGAAACGCAGTTGTAATCCATAATGGCTATAGACTTTGTTCCAATTCGATGAGGTCGTCGACGTTTGAAAGAAAACCTATCACAGGGAGGAGAGGGGAAGAAGAAAGGAAGCACGTGTATGTCGGTGGAAGATAACCTGGAGAAACGCGTATACAACCACGATCCGTTTGTTCCAACCGGTTTGGACGAAATTTTTTTGGTATTCCGCATCGTGTATTAAATGTTAACGTTCTTGCGCAGGAGAGAAATATGCGTTTTCCTCGTGCGACACGGAAACGCACTACAGACCAACGATTTGTCTCAACGCGCACGACTACGAGTCTCGCAAATGAATTTGGCTTTCGTTTCTGCAACGAGGATTGTTGGAAACACCGTGAACCgttatctacgtatcacgaGAAGGATATCAGACGTAACCAGAGAATGAGAGGACCAAGGCGACGGTGGAATTCGCTGAAAAACACATTGATCCAGACACTGAGAAGAAGAGACGGCACACGTGACGCATGAAGGAAGTTGTGATAGACGTCGACTGGacgattaagaaaaaaaaaaaaatgaaaaaccaAGAAAGATAAATGATTTTGTTCCTTtgataaagaaaaaagaaaagaaaatggatgaaacgagatgtcccacGCACGTTCGTCGCGGAGGCAAAGTGACAAGAGATAATTAGATATGTTTATTAACGATAGtgatttttttagtttttaaATGGAAAACGtgaaaggaaaaagaaacggAAACGTCGAATTCTTCCAAGAACGGAGAAAAAATGATTCTAGTTAGTGTTTTTTATGATCTCTTTCTCTCAACATGTACGACTACTACTATGATTACTATTAATGCTACGCAATCTGTGCCCCgtatttttgtatatttttttgTCTGCAGATACCGCCCTAAACCCCCTTTACTCTATCAATACGCGGCCTTTTCTTCTATTCCCTATCCCCCTTTATATCACTAGGCACAGTTTGTTTTGTTTTCTCGAGTATTGCATAGTAGACGAAGTGATAGATtcgaattattattattattatattattatattatattattattatattattattattgtattaaATTTAGGGTTGTCCATAATTTAATGAATTTTATGTTGATTATTATTGAAATGTCTATCGTACTCGTACGCTGGATACGTGTATTAAATTGGAGACCGTTTCAAGAGTCTCGCGTTGAACGGgggaaaaaaacgaaaaaaacagaaaaaacgaACGAACTCGATGACACGCGTTtatgaggaagaaaaagaacagGAAAAAGGAATTAAACGAAgttatgtaaaataaaaaaaaaagttagtCAATTACGTAGTACGATAATATTAATCGTTTTTTGTGTAATTAATTAACGGAAGTCGCAAAAATTGTGTGTGGTCAATGATCTGAATTATGGGCAACCGACAAGATACGCAAAAAAAAAAGCAGACAACAATAATCATCATTTAGTACCGTACTGGCTTCCTGATCCTCCGACCTAGCTTTACCGAACGttttaaatacgagatataaataatacACCTACCATTACAAGGGAGTAATGATATCGAAGATTTAATGCCATACATGTTCTGTGATAAGACCACTGTAATTAACCGCAATTGTAATCACAACCATTTCTAGAACCCTCTGACGATCCTGGCAGccagtgaaaaaaaaaagaaaagaaaacaagAAATTTATCTTTTAAGGAAAGAAGGTCGCTACTATTCCGGACAGTCCCAAATCTAGCGTCCCTTTCGATTTTAAGGTTTTTACTGTACATATCTAACTTGTATTTTATAAGAACTGAACCGAAACGGAACTATACTTTTAACGAAGGGTACAATAACCAACTATAATTTATTCTCTATTTTACAGACTGTGCTAAACTCATGTTCCTTGAAACACACTAGCAATGCTTTAAgtaaatgtaatgtaattacGACAAATTAATACGATTAGAATTGTATATGTGTATCGTATCCCGTTCCTTTTAATCTCGACACGTACATGCATTTTACCCCCCCTCCCTGTGTCGCTCGTGTTACGACGCCATATACATAATGTATTTCTGTCGAGATTGAAAGGGGGAGGTAAAAAGATATGGAACTCCTATGGAAAAATAGTTAGAGAAGGTTTTTCCACCGTTTTTTACACGATGTTTATTTCAGTCGTAGTAGATCGTTAGGGCTTACACAAAGATGAAACGACAAAAATggtgaaaagaagaaaaacgtggggggagggggggataaaaaaaaagaatatagcGTAAAGAATAACGAAACGACGTAAGCGGTTTAAGGAACAGATTTTGGCCGTATGTGCTCGCTCAGATTTTTGAAAATGTTGGAAGCAAAAAAAGAAGGAACGAGAAAATTGTCTACGTCCATTCTACTACCCATAATTCTATCTTTGGGACTGTgcggcgaaaaaaaaaaagaatatctCATGAAACTCGTAATGTTGAATGTCTTTTTCCTAGAAaaatgaaagagaaaaaaaatacaaaaaaacgAAACACTAAATATTAATACCGTACGACAGTTCGAGAAATATTAGATGCAATTCTTTTTCGAACCAATCTGCATGAGCGTATGACTGGATAATTTGATAAACTAAGTACAAGTAAGACAAGTgttacctcatcatgaaaatcAGCATGTCCGTGTTACGCTGGCTACTACTGCGCTGCTGTCTGAATACACACTTCCGTTGTATATTGCATTTAAACTCGTGGAAAataagaaaagaaaggaaacgaAGCTTTTTTGTAACGAATAGTTCAGCAGTGGTAGCTTTTCGAAGTACACGACTGCTGTTCATCGAACCCAGCTCATACAAACGTTCATTTTTCCATTTACTTTAAGTCATTGCAccacatcaaataaatgacaTTTTCATTATATAATCATGAGAATTTGTACGTGACTTTCATTATATCCCGTATCTCGTTAATTTAATAATATGCTTTCGTTCTGGATTTACTTCAGCGATGTAAAAAGTATATACAGagtgattcactactcgtgtgacaaatttttacagctgatgctACACCTCAAAACCAACAAAAAAACTCATATAAACCTAGGTCCGATTTGCAAAAATAAcagagaaaattgggatttttgtttttttccaaGGAAGCAGGAGTTTCACTCATATTATAGATTACATCCTCCAAACCGTTagtcctacaagaaaatgacaaagaatgttggaaagagcaataaatttgctattataatagCCCCTTATTTTACTCTGAAACTCGAAAATAGGTGAAGTGACAAAAGTTTAAACTTAACTCGGGAAGCAATATTTGTAAATTGCGGAAACTTTGATCTCCTATTTAAGTAATTCATTTTAGATGTGGTGGGcagaaaatttcagaaaaacatccTTATTCATAAAGCTTTCTGATGATATAATCAGTTTTTTATTCCGCCCCACGGAAGCAAAGAAATTTTATATAAAAGGGTGAAAACTGCAGTTTACACTTActggttttattgtaatttctttcaTATTTCCCTCTTTggaagtaagagaga
Protein-coding sequences here:
- the Rdx gene encoding BTB/POZ and MATH domain-containing protein rdx: MCPVGFSAGDKAFFPGLDTLLSTPTEPELSHVRMALARLAVSDCAPQTSRVSSNLHSSSSMAVSRVPSPPPPEVNTPVAENWCYTQVKVVKFSYMWTINNFSFCREEMGEVLKSSTFSAGANDKLKWCLRVNPKGLDEESKDYLSLYLLLVSCNKSEVRAKFKFSILNAKREETKAMESQRAYRFVQGKDWGFKKFIRRDFLLDEANGLLPDDKLTIFCEVSVVADSVNISGQSNTIQFKVPECRLPDDLGLLFENQKFSDVTLTVCGREFQAHKAILAARSPVFSAMFEHEMEERKQNRVDITDVDHEVLREMLRFIYTGKAANLEKMADDLLAAADKYALERLKVMCEEALCTSLAIENAADILILADLHSADQLKAQAIDFINTHATDVMDTAGFKSMVNSHPHLIAEAFRALATQQIPPIGPPRKRVKQS